In Streptomyces dangxiongensis, one DNA window encodes the following:
- a CDS encoding SpoIIE family protein phosphatase, with the protein MTTGLIAGGQPPEPQPTGEGMPQQRREPAGPAALPDDRPRSSVITARAAASFEPVGRSVATARSFVRDTLQGWGFADIVDDAVVLTSELVTNAVVHAGTHAEVLCLRTEDGVRVEVSDRYPEREVPLQNSAAVTGNPDREGGRGLQLCAALATRWGVDYTPTHKNVWFQLNLPARMVGTRAAGPALPADLLPLADGRVRVAVLQVDRKGSISAWNEDAEELFGFPAAEVVGKPLTELAAWPHTPGTGTGIAEAFQLSRWEGTYGIRGADGRVAQVYASHLRVRDTGGEPSTVCLLVRDHERAVLQTPSRVPATDQAPSGDGQNTDPFEVFIGSPAPDDLDGLLQRTVERARDMLDGDSAFLLLATDDETELEVRASTGLPSARQRFARVPVDAGPGRYGSARMPAVHDDLVAVPGAVPLLAGTGMRSVITVPLKVEGRLTGSLGVAAEAPGRYTNEEALRLQFAADRIALAVESARLGELERLRRGSLSFLVEASDLLAGTLDRDQTLALMAQMTVPTLATWCAVYTIADQASEPYLSYVLHEDEELIDGIKSLLSKVSPPDPVPTPGARVWTTPGEVAHQAALRSSMRSLGLAGGATHRFPSGIGPTLATASAVGGETVVLPLVARNRVIGMLTLGKPTDEHFRQEILELAEDLSRRAALALDNARLYSERTAISQALQRSLLPPGLPHIDNVEVEVIYRAAGEGNEVGGDFYDLFPIGNGAYGFAIGDVCGTGPNAAAVTGLARHALRLLAREGLSGPAVLERLNSAILDEGDRSRFLTLLYGELRPQQDGSAELKVVCAGHPLPLRLRQDGTVVAAAEPQPLLGVIEDLELYEETVTLDPGDVLLCVTDGVTERREGTRMLGDDGLADVLTTCTGLTAGAVAARIMRAVERFASDAPSDDMAILTMRVPEIPQEA; encoded by the coding sequence ATGACCACCGGACTGATCGCCGGGGGACAACCCCCGGAGCCACAGCCGACGGGCGAGGGGATGCCGCAGCAGCGGCGCGAGCCGGCCGGCCCCGCAGCCCTGCCCGACGACCGGCCGAGGAGTTCTGTGATCACCGCGCGTGCGGCTGCCAGTTTCGAGCCCGTCGGACGATCGGTCGCCACCGCCCGGTCCTTCGTCCGCGACACCCTCCAGGGCTGGGGGTTCGCCGACATCGTCGACGACGCCGTCGTCCTGACCAGCGAACTGGTGACCAACGCGGTCGTCCACGCGGGCACGCACGCGGAGGTGCTCTGCCTGCGCACCGAGGACGGCGTGCGCGTCGAGGTCTCCGACCGCTACCCGGAGCGCGAGGTCCCCCTCCAGAACAGCGCCGCCGTCACGGGCAACCCCGACCGCGAGGGCGGCCGCGGCCTCCAGCTGTGCGCGGCCCTGGCCACCCGCTGGGGCGTGGACTACACCCCCACCCACAAGAACGTCTGGTTCCAGCTCAACCTGCCCGCACGCATGGTGGGCACCCGCGCCGCCGGCCCCGCCCTGCCCGCCGACCTGCTCCCGCTGGCCGACGGGCGGGTCCGCGTCGCGGTCCTCCAGGTCGACCGCAAGGGCAGCATCAGCGCCTGGAACGAGGACGCCGAGGAACTGTTCGGCTTCCCCGCGGCCGAGGTCGTCGGCAAGCCCCTCACCGAGCTGGCGGCCTGGCCGCACACCCCGGGCACCGGCACCGGCATCGCCGAGGCCTTCCAGCTCTCCCGCTGGGAGGGCACCTACGGCATCCGCGGCGCCGACGGCCGCGTGGCCCAGGTGTACGCCTCCCATCTGCGGGTGCGCGACACCGGCGGCGAGCCGTCCACCGTCTGCCTGCTGGTCCGCGACCACGAACGCGCCGTCCTCCAGACGCCGTCCCGCGTCCCCGCCACCGATCAGGCCCCGTCCGGCGACGGCCAGAACACCGATCCCTTCGAGGTGTTCATCGGCTCCCCCGCCCCGGACGACCTCGACGGCCTGCTCCAGCGCACGGTGGAGCGCGCCCGGGACATGCTCGACGGCGATTCCGCGTTCCTGCTGCTCGCCACCGACGACGAGACGGAGCTGGAGGTCCGCGCCTCCACCGGCCTGCCCTCCGCCCGCCAGCGCTTCGCGCGGGTGCCCGTCGACGCGGGCCCGGGCCGTTACGGCTCCGCGCGCATGCCCGCCGTCCACGACGACCTCGTCGCCGTCCCCGGCGCCGTCCCGCTGCTCGCCGGCACCGGCATGCGCTCGGTCATCACCGTCCCGCTGAAGGTCGAGGGCCGCCTGACCGGCTCCCTCGGCGTCGCGGCGGAGGCGCCCGGCCGCTACACCAACGAGGAGGCGCTACGCCTCCAGTTCGCCGCCGACCGCATCGCCCTGGCCGTCGAGTCGGCCCGCCTCGGCGAGCTGGAACGGCTGCGCCGCGGCTCCCTGAGCTTCCTGGTCGAGGCCTCCGACCTGCTCGCCGGCACCCTGGACCGGGACCAGACGCTGGCCCTGATGGCACAGATGACCGTCCCCACCCTCGCCACCTGGTGCGCGGTGTACACCATCGCCGACCAGGCCTCCGAGCCGTACCTGTCGTACGTCCTGCACGAGGACGAGGAACTCATCGACGGCATCAAGTCGCTGTTGTCGAAGGTCTCCCCGCCGGATCCCGTGCCCACGCCCGGCGCACGCGTCTGGACGACCCCGGGCGAGGTCGCCCACCAGGCGGCACTGCGCAGCTCCATGCGCAGCCTGGGGCTGGCCGGCGGCGCCACGCACCGGTTCCCCTCCGGTATCGGCCCGACGCTCGCGACGGCCTCCGCCGTCGGCGGGGAGACGGTCGTGCTGCCGCTCGTCGCCCGCAACCGCGTCATCGGCATGCTGACCCTCGGCAAGCCCACCGACGAGCACTTCCGCCAGGAGATCCTGGAGCTGGCCGAGGACCTCAGCCGCCGGGCCGCCCTCGCCCTGGACAACGCCCGCCTGTACTCGGAGCGCACGGCCATCAGCCAGGCACTCCAGCGCAGCCTGCTCCCGCCCGGCCTGCCGCACATCGACAACGTCGAGGTGGAGGTCATCTACCGCGCGGCAGGCGAGGGCAACGAGGTGGGTGGCGACTTCTACGACCTCTTCCCCATCGGCAACGGCGCGTACGGCTTCGCCATCGGCGACGTCTGCGGTACGGGCCCGAACGCGGCGGCGGTCACCGGCCTGGCCCGGCACGCCCTGCGCCTGCTGGCCCGCGAGGGCCTGTCGGGGCCGGCGGTCCTGGAGCGCCTGAACTCCGCGATCCTCGACGAGGGCGACCGCAGCCGCTTCCTGACCCTCCTCTACGGCGAGCTGCGCCCGCAGCAGGACGGCAGCGCCGAGCTGAAGGTGGTCTGCGCCGGCCACCCGCTGCCCCTGCGGCTGCGCCAGGACGGCACGGTCGTGGCGGCGGCCGAACCGCAGCCACTGCTGGGCGTCATAGAGGATCTGGAGCTGTACGAGGAGACGGTCACCCTTGATCCCGGTGACGTGCTGCTCTGCGTCACGGACGGCGTCACCGAACGCCGGGAGGGCACGCGCATGCTGGGCGACGACGGCCTCGCCGACGTCCTGACGACGTGCACGGGCCTGACGGCCGGGGCGGTCGCGGCACGCATCATGCGCGCGGTGGAACGCTTCGCCTCGGACGCCCCTTCGGACGACATGGCGATTCTGACGATGCGGGTCCCGGAAATCCCCCAGGAGGCATGA